One genomic window of Trichlorobacter lovleyi includes the following:
- a CDS encoding EAL domain-containing protein yields MKNLHRKMRAVCSVVLLLLLPLPLFARVAPVVRVGYEQNHPMAGTAENGKAQGIMIDIVEEIARHEGWTIQYVPCVWSKCLENLQHAEIDLLVGIAYTPERAQKYSYNQHTVISNWGLLYSRPGQRIESYADLNGKRIAVVKNDVYCNTFIKMLQQFNIRCDLVYADNFKDIFDMIDWGEVDAGVANRFFSLLNERSFKVKATPIIFSPVSVQVAAPKGRSQDILAAFDRHLEVMKKERDSVYHQSLSRWLGIEGAGYLMPPWVWWTLGGVAGGAALLGVFALLLRREVRRKTADLHHEVEERRKLFAAVEQSANSVVITDTEGVIEYVNPHFCMVSGYRSAEVIGQKNSLFKSGHQSAELYADLWKTIKAGREWRGEFRNKRKNGSLYWDLCSIAPIRNESGEITNFVAIKEDITSRKAQEEILTWQASHDTLTGLHNRYYLENHLTAEIKRMDRQHQTLSLLLIDIDNLKFVNDTFGHDFGDRLLIQIASRLTQAACPLSVVGRFQGNEFALVPPLAEGGDQAVTLVNRIKQQMSQLFVMDGAEVLITVSIGVVVFPNDGEDADNLLRNAEAAMYEAKRLGRNTVVWYTTDFHKRAQYRLMLAARLHRAFENSDFALQYQPQIDTKDSRVIGVEALLRWAPADLPPVSPTEFIPILEETGLIVPVGTWVLYRACHQAVAWQQAGLPRMRLSVNISAVQFQRGDLGETVRMVLAETGLDPALLCLELTESMLMIDTAQSQQKLQELRDLGVSLSLDDFGTGYSSLAYLSRLPVQELKVDQSFVRRLHDTPSDTAVVNTVIAMAQELGLTLIAEGVETEGQKSHLIGRGCTIIQGFLFCRPLPPDQLARFVSQGRHDEP; encoded by the coding sequence ATGAAAAATCTGCATCGTAAGATGCGTGCAGTCTGTTCAGTTGTGCTGCTGCTGCTGCTGCCCCTGCCGCTCTTTGCCCGGGTGGCTCCGGTCGTGCGGGTCGGCTACGAACAGAACCATCCCATGGCCGGTACCGCTGAGAACGGCAAGGCCCAGGGGATCATGATTGATATTGTGGAGGAGATTGCCCGGCACGAGGGCTGGACCATCCAGTATGTCCCCTGTGTCTGGAGTAAATGCCTTGAAAACTTACAGCATGCCGAGATCGACCTGTTGGTGGGGATCGCCTATACCCCTGAAAGAGCACAGAAATACAGCTATAATCAGCACACGGTCATATCAAACTGGGGACTGCTCTATAGCCGCCCAGGTCAAAGAATTGAGAGCTATGCCGATCTGAACGGCAAAAGAATTGCGGTGGTAAAAAACGATGTCTACTGCAACACCTTCATCAAGATGTTGCAGCAGTTCAATATCCGCTGTGACCTGGTCTATGCTGATAATTTCAAGGACATTTTTGACATGATTGACTGGGGAGAGGTGGATGCCGGGGTGGCAAACCGTTTCTTCTCGCTCTTGAATGAGCGCTCCTTCAAGGTAAAGGCCACTCCGATCATCTTCAGTCCTGTTTCTGTGCAGGTTGCCGCTCCCAAGGGCAGGAGTCAGGATATTCTGGCGGCCTTTGATCGCCATCTTGAGGTGATGAAGAAGGAACGTGATTCAGTCTACCATCAGTCCCTCAGTCGCTGGCTGGGGATTGAGGGGGCGGGCTATCTCATGCCCCCCTGGGTCTGGTGGACGCTGGGCGGTGTGGCGGGGGGGGCGGCGTTGTTGGGGGTTTTTGCCCTGCTGCTGCGTCGTGAAGTCCGCCGCAAGACTGCCGACCTGCATCATGAGGTTGAGGAACGGCGTAAACTGTTTGCAGCCGTTGAACAAAGCGCCAATTCGGTCGTCATCACCGATACTGAGGGGGTCATAGAGTATGTGAACCCCCACTTCTGTATGGTCAGCGGCTATCGCAGCGCAGAGGTGATCGGACAAAAAAACAGCCTGTTCAAGTCAGGTCATCAGTCTGCCGAACTCTATGCCGATCTCTGGAAAACCATCAAGGCCGGCCGGGAATGGCGCGGTGAATTCCGCAACAAGCGCAAGAATGGTTCCTTGTACTGGGATCTGTGCAGTATTGCGCCGATCCGGAATGAGAGCGGTGAAATTACCAATTTTGTTGCCATCAAAGAGGATATTACCAGCCGTAAGGCCCAGGAAGAGATCCTGACCTGGCAGGCCAGCCATGATACCCTGACAGGTCTGCATAACCGCTACTACCTGGAGAATCACCTCACGGCTGAAATCAAGCGGATGGATCGGCAACACCAGACCCTCTCGCTGCTGCTGATCGATATCGATAACCTCAAATTTGTCAACGATACCTTTGGTCATGATTTTGGAGACCGTCTCCTGATACAGATCGCCAGCCGTCTCACGCAGGCTGCTTGTCCCCTGTCCGTTGTCGGACGTTTTCAGGGCAACGAGTTTGCCCTGGTCCCCCCGCTTGCCGAGGGAGGAGATCAGGCGGTAACGCTGGTCAACCGGATAAAACAGCAGATGTCCCAGTTGTTTGTCATGGACGGGGCTGAGGTGCTGATCACTGTCAGTATCGGTGTGGTTGTCTTTCCTAACGATGGAGAAGATGCTGACAACCTGTTGCGTAATGCCGAGGCGGCCATGTATGAGGCCAAGCGGCTGGGGCGGAATACGGTTGTCTGGTATACGACCGATTTCCACAAACGGGCACAATACCGTCTGATGTTGGCTGCCAGGTTGCACCGGGCCTTTGAAAACAGCGACTTTGCCCTGCAGTATCAACCCCAGATCGATACGAAAGACAGCCGGGTGATCGGTGTTGAGGCGTTGCTGCGCTGGGCACCTGCCGATCTGCCCCCGGTCTCCCCGACAGAGTTTATCCCAATCCTTGAAGAAACCGGCCTGATTGTTCCGGTGGGCACCTGGGTGCTGTATCGGGCCTGTCATCAGGCAGTCGCCTGGCAGCAGGCCGGACTGCCTCGCATGCGGCTGTCGGTCAATATCTCGGCAGTACAGTTCCAGCGGGGCGACCTGGGAGAGACGGTCCGTATGGTCCTGGCAGAAACAGGTCTTGATCCGGCGCTGCTCTGTCTGGAATTGACCGAAAGCATGCTGATGATTGATACGGCCCAGTCCCAGCAGAAACTGCAGGAGCTGCGTGATCTGGGGGTCAGCCTCTCGCTGGACGATTTTGGCACCGGTTATTCGTCGCTGGCCTATCTCTCGCGTCTACCGGTTCAGGAACTCAAGGTTGATCAGTCCTTTGTCCGTCGGCTGCATGACACACCGTCTGATACGGCGGTGGTGAATACCGTCATCGCCATGGCACAGGAGCTGGGGCTGACCTTGATTGCAGAAGGGGTGGAAACCGAAGGGCAGAAGTCCCATCTGATCGGTCGCGGCTGCACCATTATACAGGGCTTTTTGTTCTGCAGGCCACTGCCGCCGGATCAGCTTGCCCGGTTTGTCAGCCAGGGGAGGCATGATGAACCCTAA
- a CDS encoding SIR2 family NAD-dependent protein deacylase, whose amino-acid sequence MNPKHDLSLIERAAALVRTADCFVITAGAGMGVDSGLPDFRGNQGFWQAYPPYARLGLSFVECANPEHFQRDPVFGWGFYGHRTNLYRDTVPHQGFQLIRQWVEQNAATCFVITSNVDGQFQKAGFDDERILEVHGSIHWLQCLSPCSDTIWPNREQIPVDPVTMRAGHVPRCPRCHGVSRPNILMFGDWSWLPDRTHCQEQRLQQFLAEQHNKQIVVLEMGAGTAIPTIRTMSERLGWRHAAATVIRINTREPEIAAPHIGLACGALEGLTAINNLL is encoded by the coding sequence ATGAACCCTAAACATGACCTCTCCCTGATTGAACGGGCGGCCGCTCTGGTGCGCACTGCCGACTGCTTTGTGATCACTGCCGGTGCCGGGATGGGCGTAGACTCGGGCTTGCCCGATTTTCGCGGTAATCAGGGGTTTTGGCAGGCTTATCCGCCCTATGCGCGCCTGGGACTCTCTTTTGTGGAGTGCGCCAACCCGGAACATTTTCAGCGCGATCCTGTCTTTGGCTGGGGCTTCTATGGCCACCGAACCAATCTGTATCGTGATACCGTCCCTCATCAGGGGTTTCAACTCATCAGGCAGTGGGTTGAGCAAAACGCTGCAACCTGCTTTGTCATTACCTCCAACGTGGATGGCCAGTTTCAAAAAGCCGGTTTTGACGACGAGCGGATACTTGAGGTGCATGGATCAATCCACTGGCTGCAATGTCTCTCCCCCTGTTCTGATACCATCTGGCCCAACCGGGAACAGATCCCCGTTGATCCGGTGACCATGCGGGCCGGGCATGTCCCCCGCTGTCCCCGCTGTCACGGTGTCAGCCGCCCCAATATCCTGATGTTTGGTGACTGGTCATGGTTGCCGGACCGGACCCACTGCCAGGAGCAACGCCTGCAGCAGTTTCTGGCCGAACAGCACAATAAGCAGATTGTTGTACTGGAAATGGGAGCCGGAACAGCTATCCCGACAATACGGACCATGTCTGAACGGTTGGGTTGGCGTCATGCCGCTGCAACCGTGATCAGGATCAATACCCGTGAACCTGAGATAGCAGCACCGCACATCGGCCTGGCCTGCGGGGCGCTGGAAGGCCTGACGGCAATAAATAACCTGCTTTAG